A region from the Flavobacterium enshiense genome encodes:
- a CDS encoding acyloxyacyl hydrolase — MKNSRFFILVFLLHFCAVYSQLQKDRFVFGFACGTGEELKNKDYTYTNSFYKIHLGYVVGKIKHVSFEAVLQPEINFGTHQLLNKYFVKPDEPDYEALRGKYTKLKDVNSYILNIGVIVRAPVCEGVSVYALGSIGPMITDTETEHLSDGFAFSDVIALGVSLKMTNKIYFDLRPSLRHISNAGFQGINSGINTMNMEFQVSFVL; from the coding sequence ATGAAGAACAGTCGCTTCTTTATTCTGGTTTTTCTGTTACATTTTTGCGCTGTTTACAGTCAGTTGCAAAAAGACCGGTTCGTATTTGGTTTTGCTTGCGGAACAGGGGAAGAGCTTAAAAACAAAGATTATACCTATACCAACAGCTTTTACAAAATCCATCTTGGATATGTGGTGGGAAAAATTAAACATGTTAGTTTTGAAGCCGTCCTTCAGCCCGAGATTAACTTTGGAACTCACCAACTTTTGAATAAATATTTTGTAAAACCGGATGAGCCAGATTATGAAGCATTGCGCGGAAAGTATACCAAACTTAAAGACGTTAACAGTTATATTTTGAATATAGGTGTCATAGTGCGGGCACCGGTTTGCGAAGGCGTAAGTGTTTATGCTTTGGGTAGTATCGGTCCGATGATTACCGATACTGAAACGGAGCATTTGTCGGACGGGTTTGCTTTTTCAGATGTGATTGCCCTTGGTGTTTCCTTAAAAATGACTAATAAAATATATTTTGATCTTCGACCGAGTTTACGCCATATTTCCAATGCGGGATTTCAGGGAATAAATTCCGGTATTAATACCATGAATATGGAATTTCAGGTTTCGTTTGTGCTATAG
- the rnpA gene encoding ribonuclease P protein component — translation MKNTYPKLEKLKSKTTIDLLFSEGKSVSKYPLRLVFVPIPLENDTQLKMGVSVSKKYFKKAVDRNYFKRVLRETYRLNKSLLLDNMQQPYAFMFFYQSKERLSYQEINKKTVQLFEKFIEATKTKDI, via the coding sequence ATGAAAAACACATACCCAAAGCTCGAAAAGCTGAAAAGCAAAACCACTATCGATTTACTATTTTCTGAAGGTAAATCGGTGTCGAAGTATCCTTTGCGCTTAGTATTTGTGCCAATTCCCTTGGAAAATGATACCCAGCTGAAAATGGGGGTTTCCGTTTCCAAAAAATACTTCAAAAAAGCCGTTGACCGCAACTATTTCAAAAGGGTATTGCGCGAAACCTATCGCTTAAACAAGTCATTGCTTCTGGATAACATGCAACAACCCTATGCTTTTATGTTTTTCTACCAGAGCAAAGAACGCCTCTCCTATCAGGAAATCAACAAAAAAACCGTACAGTTGTTTGAGAAGTTTATCGAGGCAACTAAAACTAAAGACATATAA
- a CDS encoding S41 family peptidase yields the protein MVALLKRKYVLPVLAGGFLFVGASFKQDFFEIAKQIEIFTTLFKTVNQNYVDEVNPGELMDKAIKNMLADLDPYTNYFNEQDVARFKINSTGEYTGIGAMINRKEGRLIVVEPYKNFPADKAGLKAGDEIVQIGDVNLVDFKEDAGTLLRGAKNTKVDIKYKRQGKMMTTQIVLDEVEVKAVPFYSLLSDKTTGYIVLSQFNTKASFEVKEALSKLKGEGASKIILDLRGNPGGLLHEAVNICNLFVPQNEVIVTTKSKNEKHNNTYKTQRAPVDLEIPLVVLMDGKSASASEIVAGALQDLDRAVIVGARSFGKGLVQRPLDLTYGTQVKVTISRYYTPSGRCIQALDYTHKDKDGKAIRTESKNYNAFKTRKGRTVYDGGGIQPDVELPEAKQSTVAAALLKNDGIFNFATEYYYKNPNLGNTVPTLTDADFTAFKTFLKKDNFQLDTETEIALKNTLATAKKEKIDESIATEYQQLQLALQRSEEKELEKNKTEIKDLLLDEIIKRYQYREGLYQYYTKSNTEISKAVSILNNSAEYNKILKN from the coding sequence ATGGTAGCATTGCTAAAGAGAAAATACGTCCTTCCTGTTTTGGCGGGCGGATTTTTGTTTGTGGGCGCGAGTTTCAAACAGGATTTTTTTGAAATCGCAAAACAAATCGAAATTTTTACCACACTTTTCAAAACCGTAAATCAGAATTACGTTGACGAAGTGAATCCAGGCGAATTAATGGACAAAGCCATCAAAAACATGCTGGCCGATCTGGATCCGTACACCAACTATTTCAACGAGCAGGATGTGGCCCGTTTCAAAATCAATTCTACCGGCGAATACACCGGAATCGGTGCCATGATAAACCGAAAAGAAGGCCGGTTAATCGTGGTGGAACCTTACAAAAACTTTCCTGCCGACAAAGCTGGACTCAAAGCCGGTGACGAAATTGTACAGATAGGCGATGTGAATCTGGTGGATTTCAAAGAAGATGCCGGAACCCTTTTACGCGGGGCAAAAAACACAAAGGTCGACATCAAATACAAACGACAGGGCAAAATGATGACCACGCAGATTGTACTCGATGAAGTGGAGGTGAAGGCCGTTCCGTTTTATTCGTTGCTTTCCGATAAGACCACCGGTTATATTGTGTTATCGCAATTCAATACCAAAGCTTCCTTTGAAGTAAAAGAAGCCTTATCCAAACTGAAAGGGGAGGGCGCCAGCAAAATAATCCTCGATTTACGCGGCAATCCAGGCGGTTTATTGCATGAAGCTGTAAACATCTGTAACCTGTTCGTACCGCAAAATGAAGTGATTGTAACCACAAAATCGAAAAATGAAAAACACAACAATACCTACAAAACGCAAAGAGCTCCGGTAGATTTAGAGATTCCGCTGGTGGTTTTGATGGACGGAAAAAGCGCCTCGGCTTCCGAAATTGTGGCCGGTGCCCTGCAGGATCTTGACAGAGCTGTTATTGTAGGGGCGCGCAGTTTCGGAAAAGGATTGGTACAACGCCCACTGGATCTTACTTACGGCACCCAGGTAAAAGTCACCATTTCCAGATATTACACGCCTTCCGGACGATGCATTCAGGCTTTAGATTACACCCATAAAGACAAAGACGGCAAAGCCATCCGCACCGAATCCAAAAACTACAACGCGTTTAAAACCCGTAAAGGACGAACCGTTTACGACGGCGGAGGTATTCAGCCCGATGTGGAATTACCGGAAGCTAAACAAAGTACCGTTGCAGCTGCCTTGCTGAAAAACGACGGCATCTTTAATTTTGCAACCGAGTATTACTATAAAAACCCAAATCTGGGCAATACGGTCCCAACGCTGACCGATGCCGATTTTACAGCTTTCAAAACTTTTCTCAAAAAGGATAACTTCCAGTTGGATACCGAAACGGAAATTGCTTTGAAAAACACATTGGCTACTGCTAAAAAAGAGAAAATCGACGAATCTATAGCGACAGAATACCAGCAATTGCAACTTGCATTACAGCGAAGCGAGGAAAAAGAACTTGAAAAGAACAAAACCGAAATAAAAGATTTGTTGTTGGATGAAATCATAAAACGCTACCAGTACAGGGAAGGTTTGTATCAATATTACACCAAAAGCAATACGGAAATTTCAAAGGCCGTTTCTATTCTTAACAACAGCGCAGAGTATAATAAAATTCTTAAAAACTAA
- a CDS encoding KUP/HAK/KT family potassium transporter, translating to MSSHSSNHLNKLTLGGLIVTLGIIYGDIGTSPLYVMKAIIGKQAIDQDVILGAISCIFWTLTLQTTFKYVILTLRADNKGEGGIFSLYTLVKKLKKRWLLVPAIIGGSALLADGIITPPISVSSAIEGLRTYNHELNTIPIVIAILFVLFFIQRFGSKFVGKFFGPMMLLWFGMLGVLGSIHLFGNIAVLKALNPYYAIHLLQIHHEGFYVLGYVFLCTTGAEALYSDLGHCGIKNIRVSWIFVKTMLVINYFGQGAYLIANHGKTLTQLSGSPSNPGNPFYLVMPDWFLPFGIAIATSAAVIASQALISGSFTLISEAMRLNLWPKARIKYPTELKGQLYIPSINWLLFIGCVFIVVHFEESGNMEAAYGLAIVLCMIMTTILLGFFMVLKRYNPIFIVTVLLMYLSIELSFFAANISKFPHGGYVSVFIAGILAIVMIIWFTAKKIRKEYTEFVKVDTFKNVISELSNDLSIPKYATHLVYLTNAEMSNEIESKIVYSILQKRPKRADIYWFVHVNVTDEPYEMEYRVREMVKDDIIRVDFYLGFRVAPRINLLFKKVVQDMVKNGEVDITSRYESLQRNNVIGDFKFVLIEKFISYDNDFPWYQRIILDLYFLLKKVSLSEEEAFGLDSSSVKVEQYPILISPPADINLQRIKDRTHH from the coding sequence GTGAGTTCACACAGTAGCAACCACCTGAATAAACTAACATTAGGCGGTTTAATTGTAACCTTAGGGATTATTTACGGAGATATTGGTACATCTCCGCTTTACGTAATGAAAGCCATTATAGGCAAGCAGGCAATTGACCAAGACGTCATACTAGGTGCTATTTCCTGTATTTTCTGGACACTGACTTTACAAACCACATTCAAATACGTAATCTTAACACTTCGGGCAGATAACAAAGGGGAAGGCGGAATTTTCTCGCTGTACACTTTGGTTAAAAAGCTAAAGAAAAGATGGCTGCTTGTTCCTGCCATTATTGGAGGAAGCGCCCTTCTAGCAGATGGAATCATTACGCCGCCCATTTCGGTATCCTCGGCCATTGAAGGTTTGCGAACCTATAATCACGAACTGAACACCATTCCTATCGTAATTGCCATCCTGTTCGTCCTTTTCTTCATCCAAAGATTTGGAAGTAAGTTTGTTGGTAAATTTTTCGGTCCGATGATGTTGCTTTGGTTTGGAATGTTAGGCGTTTTGGGATCCATCCATCTTTTTGGAAACATCGCGGTCCTTAAAGCCTTAAATCCGTATTATGCGATACATTTACTGCAAATACACCACGAAGGTTTTTATGTTTTGGGGTACGTATTCCTTTGTACCACAGGAGCAGAGGCTTTATATAGTGATTTAGGTCACTGCGGAATCAAAAATATCCGTGTAAGTTGGATTTTCGTAAAAACCATGTTGGTAATCAACTATTTCGGCCAGGGAGCATACCTGATTGCAAACCACGGTAAAACCTTGACTCAATTGAGCGGTAGTCCCAGCAACCCGGGGAACCCTTTCTACCTTGTGATGCCGGACTGGTTTTTGCCCTTCGGGATTGCGATTGCAACTTCGGCGGCCGTTATTGCTTCACAGGCATTGATCAGTGGTTCTTTTACACTGATTTCAGAGGCAATGCGATTGAATTTATGGCCAAAAGCCCGTATTAAATATCCGACAGAATTAAAGGGACAGTTGTACATTCCATCCATCAACTGGTTGCTATTCATTGGCTGTGTTTTCATCGTGGTTCATTTCGAGGAATCCGGAAATATGGAGGCGGCTTATGGTTTAGCTATCGTACTTTGTATGATCATGACAACCATTCTGTTAGGTTTTTTCATGGTTTTAAAACGTTACAACCCAATTTTCATCGTTACGGTACTGCTGATGTATTTATCGATTGAGCTTTCCTTCTTTGCTGCCAATATCAGCAAATTCCCTCACGGCGGTTACGTTTCTGTATTTATAGCCGGTATATTGGCAATTGTAATGATTATATGGTTCACAGCGAAGAAAATCAGAAAAGAATATACGGAATTTGTCAAAGTAGACACTTTCAAAAATGTAATTTCCGAACTGAGTAACGATCTTTCCATACCAAAATATGCTACGCATTTAGTTTATTTAACTAATGCGGAAATGAGCAATGAAATTGAATCAAAAATTGTATATTCGATTTTACAGAAAAGACCAAAACGTGCCGATATTTACTGGTTTGTTCACGTGAATGTTACCGATGAACCATATGAGATGGAATACCGCGTACGCGAAATGGTTAAAGACGACATTATCCGTGTGGATTTCTATTTAGGTTTCCGTGTAGCACCGAGAATTAACCTGCTTTTCAAAAAAGTAGTCCAGGACATGGTGAAAAATGGGGAAGTGGATATCACCAGCCGATACGAATCGCTGCAACGAAACAACGTAATTGGTGATTTTAAATTTGTATTGATTGAGAAATTCATATCCTATGATAACGATTTCCCTTGGTATCAGCGAATAATTTTAGATCTTTACTTTTTATTGAAAAAAGTCAGTTTATCGGAAGAAGAAGCGTTTGGATTGGACAGCAGTTCGGTAAAAGTAGAACAATACCCGATTTTGATTAGTCCTCCGGCAGATATTAATTTACAGCGAATTAAAGACCGTACCCATCACTAA
- a CDS encoding OmpA family protein produces the protein MKKLAFFLLLLTPLAYAQEEVVHSVYFEFDKHNLDEKQADEVVTFVKAIDTSRIESVQIYGYCDDRGKDAYNYKLSNNRANTIKNKLIEKGIKNKIIITIEGKGRILIDDDIVDNLPEVRQKNRRVDVVMNFKPVPPKPMPGVYKDIKKDMIVGDRIYLEKIFFDNGSSKLTSKSKLELDRIARILHKYKNIQFEIQGHICCTPTFQKEAIDKDTRKRMLSINRAQAVYKYLVYKRIDKSRMTYKGYGNTMPLGNGPDQDRRVEFVITKI, from the coding sequence ATGAAGAAATTAGCTTTCTTTTTGTTGTTACTTACGCCACTTGCCTATGCGCAGGAAGAAGTGGTGCATTCCGTATATTTTGAGTTCGACAAACACAATCTTGATGAAAAACAGGCTGATGAAGTAGTCACTTTCGTAAAAGCAATTGACACATCAAGAATAGAAAGCGTTCAGATTTACGGTTATTGTGACGACAGAGGAAAAGACGCTTACAATTACAAGCTTTCCAACAACAGGGCGAATACGATAAAAAACAAGCTGATTGAAAAAGGAATCAAAAACAAGATTATCATCACAATAGAAGGGAAAGGACGCATCTTAATCGATGACGACATAGTCGACAACCTTCCTGAAGTACGTCAGAAAAACAGACGTGTCGATGTGGTGATGAACTTCAAACCGGTCCCGCCCAAGCCAATGCCCGGTGTCTATAAGGACATCAAAAAAGACATGATCGTGGGCGACCGTATCTATCTTGAAAAGATTTTTTTCGACAACGGAAGCAGTAAACTTACGTCAAAATCCAAACTGGAACTGGACCGTATAGCACGCATCCTCCACAAGTACAAAAACATACAATTTGAAATTCAAGGGCACATCTGTTGTACTCCGACGTTTCAAAAGGAAGCTATCGATAAAGATACCCGTAAAAGAATGCTTTCCATAAACCGGGCGCAAGCCGTTTACAAATACCTTGTTTATAAGAGAATCGACAAAAGCAGGATGACCTACAAAGGCTATGGAAACACAATGCCTTTAGGAAATGGTCCGGATCAGGACAGACGAGTAGAATTTGTTATTACGAAAATCTAA
- a CDS encoding OmpA family protein: MKKLFTFLFLFSLTLGYSQELTQVKTDKYSVYFDFDKSKLTDEENKRLNDYVKSLGDIVILSIGLEGFCDDRGSIEYNRGLSQRRAKTVSDILQEIASKQKNVEGKGKIDLRITELQLSDDELDATRQLNRRVDIYLEYFHNDFIDLSKPKDSLPSKIQVENRQLRLKTFEEKPLKVGDIIKLKDLYFEGGRAVLLRKSEKQLDKLLNELKNNPNFKFQIQGHVCCIDTEYFRDAVDEDTGINNLSEARAKAIFAYLKANGIPEERMSYKGFGRDYPLEGEKERNNKRVEICITSID; this comes from the coding sequence ATGAAGAAGCTTTTTACTTTCCTTTTTTTATTCAGTCTTACCTTGGGTTATTCACAGGAATTAACTCAAGTGAAAACCGATAAATACTCCGTTTATTTTGACTTTGACAAATCTAAATTAACCGATGAGGAAAATAAAAGGCTTAACGACTACGTAAAAAGTTTGGGAGATATCGTAATCCTTTCCATTGGTCTGGAAGGTTTTTGCGATGATAGGGGAAGTATCGAATACAATAGGGGATTGTCGCAACGCCGCGCAAAAACGGTTTCCGACATCCTTCAGGAAATAGCTTCCAAACAAAAAAACGTGGAAGGGAAGGGAAAGATCGATTTACGGATTACCGAACTTCAGCTCAGTGATGACGAATTGGATGCCACACGACAGTTAAACCGCAGGGTAGACATCTATCTGGAATATTTTCATAATGATTTCATCGATTTAAGTAAGCCGAAAGATTCCCTGCCGTCAAAAATTCAAGTGGAAAACCGACAGCTCCGTTTGAAAACGTTTGAAGAAAAACCCTTGAAAGTAGGGGATATCATCAAATTAAAAGATTTGTATTTCGAAGGCGGCCGCGCTGTTTTATTGAGAAAATCAGAAAAACAGCTTGACAAACTTTTGAACGAACTCAAAAACAATCCGAACTTTAAATTTCAGATCCAGGGTCATGTTTGCTGTATCGATACCGAATATTTTCGTGATGCGGTGGATGAAGACACTGGGATAAACAATCTCTCCGAGGCTAGGGCCAAAGCTATTTTCGCTTATCTAAAAGCCAACGGAATACCGGAAGAGCGCATGTCGTACAAAGGTTTTGGCCGTGATTATCCTTTGGAAGGGGAGAAAGAGCGCAACAACAAACGCGTGGAAATCTGTATCACAAGTATCGATTAA
- a CDS encoding GNAT family N-acetyltransferase, producing MKPEFEIKPFKALSTAEIYQILQLRSEVFVVEQNCVYQDIDGKDDKALHLLGMYNGVLVAYARLFAPGDYFENASIGRVIVKSDFRDKKWGHDLMKEAIVGISEHFGESKITISAQLYLKKFYESHDFVATSEVYLEDDIPHIEMKRG from the coding sequence ATGAAGCCAGAATTCGAAATAAAGCCTTTTAAGGCACTTTCTACAGCAGAGATATATCAAATACTGCAATTGCGCTCAGAAGTGTTTGTAGTGGAACAGAATTGCGTTTACCAGGACATTGACGGTAAAGACGACAAAGCGTTGCACCTTCTTGGGATGTATAACGGGGTTTTGGTAGCCTATGCACGCCTGTTTGCGCCGGGAGATTATTTTGAAAATGCTTCCATAGGACGAGTGATCGTAAAATCTGATTTTCGCGACAAGAAATGGGGACATGATCTTATGAAGGAAGCCATTGTAGGAATTTCGGAGCACTTTGGAGAATCTAAAATCACGATTTCGGCACAGTTATACCTGAAAAAATTCTACGAAAGCCACGATTTTGTTGCAACCAGCGAAGTGTATCTGGAAGACGATATCCCGCATATAGAAATGAAAAGGGGTTAA
- a CDS encoding DUF4837 family protein, producing MRKANFFFGLFLVLFLSACEKTAKQGELILPPSTGNINSVSVIIDDVLWNGEIGDELRKKLAAPVDGLQEEEPLFTLNQYSPKIFGGNVKLARNIVIITKSPEPEFKHVMDKYAVPQNIFYISGHNLSEIIETIELHAPALTSSISYSEIIEYQKVNGKTLFDDKKIKQKFNITLQIPNSFSYALMKNKFVWLKKDIPSGNSSLLIYQVPFSSFKKGDAVHNTIRLRDSIGRKYIHGLMDESSMQTEESYYPYVSKTKIDGMTAFETRGTWELQNNFMNGPFLNYVIKDVKNHRYIIVEGFVYNPSSTKRDQIFELESIIKSTQFLNSKRK from the coding sequence GTGAGAAAAGCGAATTTTTTTTTCGGCCTGTTTTTAGTTCTTTTCCTGTCCGCTTGTGAGAAAACAGCAAAGCAGGGAGAATTGATTTTGCCCCCATCTACCGGGAATATAAATTCGGTTTCTGTCATTATCGATGACGTCTTATGGAATGGCGAAATCGGTGACGAACTAAGAAAAAAACTTGCTGCACCTGTAGATGGCCTTCAGGAAGAGGAACCGCTTTTTACGCTCAATCAGTATTCACCAAAAATTTTCGGTGGTAACGTAAAACTTGCCCGTAATATTGTCATAATTACCAAATCGCCTGAACCCGAATTCAAGCATGTGATGGATAAATATGCCGTGCCTCAAAACATTTTTTATATCAGCGGGCACAATTTGAGCGAAATTATTGAAACCATCGAATTGCACGCACCGGCTTTAACCAGCAGCATTAGTTATTCAGAAATCATCGAATATCAGAAGGTTAACGGTAAAACTTTGTTTGATGATAAGAAAATCAAGCAGAAATTCAATATCACCCTGCAGATCCCGAACAGCTTTTCGTATGCACTTATGAAGAATAAGTTCGTATGGCTTAAGAAGGACATTCCATCGGGCAATTCCAGTCTGCTTATTTATCAGGTACCATTTTCTTCTTTCAAAAAAGGCGATGCGGTTCATAACACCATTCGCCTCCGGGATTCCATCGGGAGGAAATACATCCATGGTTTGATGGACGAATCAAGCATGCAAACGGAAGAGAGTTACTACCCCTATGTTTCGAAAACTAAAATCGATGGAATGACTGCTTTTGAAACACGTGGAACCTGGGAACTGCAAAATAACTTCATGAATGGTCCTTTTTTGAATTATGTGATCAAAGACGTGAAAAACCATCGCTATATCATTGTGGAAGGTTTCGTTTACAACCCTTCAAGCACAAAAAGAGACCAGATTTTTGAATTAGAATCGATCATTAAATCCACTCAGTTTTTAAATTCGAAACGAAAATGA
- a CDS encoding LysM peptidoglycan-binding domain-containing protein: MTKVFSLIFGICSLAVMAQETAEQEVAITSAPKLSYLDSIKATFAHHEAGKHIDEMWLKELNNQELFDEMQAAVTQGTADEAVSYNLSTDLLKERLKKLDEKSPFRVEYNPTIENVIKSFLKNRPRAFERLMALSEYYFPMFEASLSKYDLPLEIKYLAIVESALNPLAKSRVGASGLWQFMYETGKQYNLEVNSYVDERYDPLKATEAACQYFTNMYRIFGDWDLVLASYNTGPGNIAKAIRRSGGQTNYWNIRKHMHPETQGYLPAFYATMYVYEYRKEHGIVPKRASVTYFETDTVMVKKQMTFKQIADLLDMPEEQLRFLNPIYKRNVVPFVSDKAHFIRLPKDKLAIFTSNEDKVYAYVDYEESKREKQQFKVKKPRTIVSDSIQTAVASNDNNASESEDEEVAMKSVKKTKIKYYTVKRGDNLSEIAEKNNVTMSEMKKWNKLKSSTVNTGQKLKIQYETSVLVADKTASKKKTDTLKVADPVVKTSEPATAVVANEKVYTVQQGDNLTKIAAKNNVTATQLKEWNNLSDEGIRAGQELKIQASDDAVASVEKTEAKVNKKSVKQKKLEEERLYVVQKGDSLLRISKKMGTTVAEIKKLNNIKGDGDDIRPGMKLKING; encoded by the coding sequence ATGACAAAGGTATTTTCACTAATTTTCGGAATCTGTTCTCTGGCTGTAATGGCTCAGGAGACAGCGGAACAAGAGGTTGCTATTACTTCTGCTCCAAAACTTTCGTATCTTGATTCCATCAAAGCTACGTTCGCTCATCATGAGGCTGGAAAGCACATCGACGAAATGTGGTTGAAAGAATTGAATAATCAGGAACTTTTTGATGAAATGCAGGCAGCAGTTACTCAAGGAACCGCTGACGAAGCCGTTTCGTATAATTTGTCGACTGATCTTCTAAAAGAACGTTTGAAAAAATTAGATGAAAAATCGCCTTTTCGTGTAGAGTATAATCCAACGATAGAAAACGTAATCAAATCGTTTTTGAAAAACCGTCCTAGAGCTTTCGAGCGTCTGATGGCGCTTTCGGAATATTACTTCCCGATGTTCGAGGCGAGTTTGTCAAAATACGATCTTCCTTTGGAAATCAAATATTTAGCTATTGTTGAATCGGCTTTAAACCCGTTAGCAAAATCCAGAGTGGGTGCCAGCGGTTTATGGCAGTTCATGTACGAGACCGGAAAACAATATAACCTTGAGGTGAACTCCTATGTGGATGAGCGTTATGATCCGTTAAAAGCAACGGAGGCTGCTTGTCAGTATTTCACCAACATGTATAGAATCTTCGGTGACTGGGATTTGGTTTTAGCGTCGTATAACACCGGACCTGGGAATATTGCCAAAGCGATTCGTCGTTCTGGCGGGCAAACGAATTACTGGAACATCAGAAAGCACATGCATCCGGAAACGCAAGGGTATTTACCTGCTTTCTATGCTACCATGTATGTGTATGAGTACAGAAAAGAGCACGGAATTGTTCCTAAAAGAGCATCGGTGACTTATTTCGAAACGGATACCGTAATGGTTAAGAAGCAAATGACCTTCAAGCAGATCGCTGATTTGTTGGACATGCCGGAAGAGCAGTTGCGATTTTTGAATCCGATTTATAAAAGAAATGTAGTGCCATTCGTATCCGATAAAGCACATTTCATTCGTTTGCCGAAAGATAAGTTAGCGATATTTACATCGAACGAAGATAAGGTATACGCTTACGTCGATTACGAAGAAAGCAAAAGAGAAAAACAGCAATTCAAAGTGAAAAAACCGAGAACTATTGTTTCGGATTCTATTCAGACAGCGGTTGCTTCTAATGACAACAACGCTTCTGAGTCTGAAGATGAAGAAGTGGCGATGAAATCGGTTAAAAAGACCAAAATTAAATATTATACGGTAAAACGTGGAGATAATCTTTCTGAAATAGCAGAGAAGAACAACGTTACCATGTCAGAAATGAAAAAGTGGAATAAACTAAAAAGCTCTACTGTTAATACCGGTCAAAAATTGAAGATACAGTATGAGACTTCGGTTTTAGTCGCTGATAAAACTGCTTCAAAGAAAAAAACAGATACGCTTAAAGTGGCCGATCCGGTGGTTAAAACGTCAGAACCTGCTACTGCGGTTGTCGCAAACGAAAAAGTTTATACTGTACAACAAGGTGATAATCTTACCAAAATTGCTGCTAAAAACAACGTAACGGCAACTCAGTTGAAAGAATGGAACAACCTTAGCGATGAAGGAATCAGAGCAGGTCAGGAACTAAAAATTCAAGCTTCTGATGATGCAGTGGCTTCAGTGGAAAAAACGGAAGCTAAAGTGAACAAGAAGTCGGTTAAGCAGAAGAAACTTGAAGAGGAGCGCCTATATGTGGTACAGAAGGGAGATTCATTACTTAGAATTTCAAAAAAAATGGGTACTACCGTAGCAGAGATCAAAAAACTCAATAACATTAAGGGTGATGGCGATGACATCAGACCTGGAATGAAACTCAAAATCAACGGATAA
- a CDS encoding phosphoglycerate kinase, whose product MKTLADFNFEGKKAIIRVDFNVPLDENFNVTDANRIEAAKPTIDKILKDGGSVVLMSHLGRPKGVEAKYSLKHIVAKTSEVLGVAVKFVSDCIGEVAEKAVADLQAGEVLLLENLRFYADEEKGDLAFAEKLAKLGDIYVNDAFGTAHRAHASTTIIAQFFPENKCFGTLLAKEIESLNKVLNNSVKPVTAVLGGSKVSSKITVIENVLDKIDHMIIGGGMTFTFIKALGGNIGNSICEDDKMALALEILEKAKAKNVQIHLPVDVVAADAFSNEANTQVVDVNNIPDGWQGLDVGPKSLEALEDVIKNSKTILWNGPLGVFELEKFAGGTITLGNFISEATQNGAFSLVGGGDSVAAVKQFGLEPKMSYVSTGGGAMLEMLEGKTLPGIAAIEN is encoded by the coding sequence ATGAAGACTCTTGCCGATTTTAATTTTGAAGGAAAAAAAGCCATAATCCGTGTCGATTTTAACGTTCCGTTGGATGAGAATTTTAACGTAACCGATGCGAACCGTATTGAAGCTGCTAAGCCTACTATCGATAAAATTTTAAAAGACGGCGGAAGTGTGGTCCTGATGTCGCATTTGGGAAGACCAAAAGGCGTTGAAGCAAAGTATTCATTGAAGCACATTGTGGCTAAAACATCAGAAGTATTGGGTGTTGCGGTGAAATTTGTTTCTGATTGTATCGGAGAAGTGGCTGAAAAAGCTGTGGCTGATTTACAAGCAGGAGAAGTGCTGTTGTTGGAAAACCTTCGTTTCTATGCAGACGAAGAAAAAGGCGATCTGGCTTTTGCGGAAAAATTAGCGAAACTGGGTGACATCTATGTGAATGATGCTTTCGGTACAGCACACAGAGCGCACGCTTCGACGACTATTATTGCACAGTTTTTCCCGGAAAATAAATGTTTTGGAACTTTATTGGCGAAAGAAATCGAGAGTTTGAATAAGGTATTGAACAATTCCGTAAAGCCTGTAACTGCAGTACTTGGAGGTTCAAAAGTATCTTCTAAAATTACGGTTATTGAAAACGTTCTGGATAAAATCGACCATATGATTATCGGGGGTGGAATGACATTCACGTTTATCAAAGCCCTGGGAGGAAACATTGGAAATTCAATTTGTGAAGACGATAAAATGGCCTTGGCGCTGGAAATCCTCGAAAAAGCCAAAGCTAAAAATGTTCAGATTCACTTGCCTGTGGATGTAGTGGCTGCCGATGCGTTTTCGAATGAGGCCAATACGCAGGTTGTTGATGTTAACAATATTCCGGACGGATGGCAAGGATTGGACGTAGGTCCGAAATCGTTAGAAGCTTTGGAAGACGTAATCAAAAATTCAAAAACCATTCTTTGGAACGGACCATTAGGTGTTTTTGAATTGGAAAAATTTGCAGGCGGTACCATCACGTTGGGTAATTTCATCTCTGAAGCGACTCAAAATGGAGCTTTTTCTCTTGTGGGAGGAGGTGATTCGGTTGCTGCGGTAAAACAATTTGGGTTAGAGCCAAAGATGAGCTATGTATCCACTGGTGGCGGGGCAATGCTGGAGATGTTAGAAGGAAAAACATTACCAGGAATTGCGGCGATAGAAAATTAA